In Gemmatimonadota bacterium, a single genomic region encodes these proteins:
- the scpB gene encoding SMC-Scp complex subunit ScpB, with product MSLDVSRIVEAVLFASDVPLSADEIARAHEDLDEEAVDGALAQLQMEYAIEGRAFAIVNAAGGHQILTRPEFAPYLERAASVPKVARLSAPALETLAIVAYRQPIGRVEIEHVRGVGSSGVLRTLLDRGLIAVTGRGEGLGRPLLYGTTDGFLEHFGFTGLDDLPRPADLPVVLTDESTNAGDSAEADQGSTEAASDSTAPQTAEV from the coding sequence GTGAGCCTGGATGTCTCCAGGATCGTCGAGGCGGTCCTCTTCGCCTCCGACGTGCCGCTCTCCGCCGACGAAATCGCGCGAGCCCATGAAGACCTGGACGAAGAGGCCGTAGACGGAGCGTTGGCGCAGCTCCAGATGGAGTACGCAATCGAGGGGAGGGCCTTCGCGATCGTGAACGCGGCCGGCGGACACCAGATTCTCACGCGACCGGAGTTCGCACCCTATCTCGAACGCGCGGCGAGCGTTCCGAAGGTGGCGAGGCTCTCGGCGCCCGCACTCGAAACTCTCGCGATCGTCGCCTACCGCCAACCCATCGGGCGGGTGGAGATCGAGCACGTTCGCGGCGTCGGTTCCTCCGGGGTGCTGCGCACGTTGTTGGATCGCGGGCTGATCGCTGTGACCGGACGCGGTGAAGGGTTGGGAAGACCTCTGCTCTACGGGACCACCGACGGCTTCCTGGAGCACTTCGGCTTCACCGGCCTGGACGATCTGCCGCGGCCTGCCGACCTTCCCGTCGTTCTCACCGACGAGAGCACGAACGCCGGCGACTCCGCCGAGGCCGATCAAGGCTCCACTGAAGCCGCCTCGGACTCCACCGCTCCCCAGACAGCCGAGGTGTGA
- a CDS encoding rRNA pseudouridine synthase yields MSIRLHKYVASCGRASRREAERLMAAGRVAVNGKPVSEPGALVDPERDRVTVDGVAVRERRVRWIALNKPRGADVTRHDPHSELSIYDLLPRELAHLFYVGRLDRESEGLLLMTNDGAKAHAIQHPSGAVDREYEVEVAGSEVLAKVSRLARGVALEDGTARPVDIGVSFGSRGEATLRLVLREGRKREVRRMMAAVGLGLRRLTRTRFGSVSLGSLPAGEWRDLTEREMDGLAQAPKNVAGAATRDRRGLRKRRGLQG; encoded by the coding sequence ATGTCGATCCGACTGCACAAATACGTCGCGAGCTGCGGTCGCGCCTCGCGCCGAGAAGCCGAGCGCCTGATGGCCGCCGGCAGGGTCGCGGTGAACGGCAAGCCGGTGAGCGAACCCGGCGCCCTCGTGGATCCGGAACGCGACCGAGTGACCGTGGACGGTGTAGCCGTCAGGGAGCGGCGCGTCCGCTGGATCGCGCTCAACAAGCCCAGAGGAGCGGATGTCACCCGGCACGACCCCCACTCGGAACTCTCGATCTATGACCTCTTGCCTCGGGAGCTCGCCCACCTGTTCTATGTCGGCAGGCTCGACCGTGAGAGCGAGGGGCTCCTTCTGATGACCAACGACGGCGCCAAGGCTCATGCCATCCAGCATCCTTCGGGGGCCGTCGATCGGGAGTACGAGGTGGAAGTCGCGGGAAGCGAGGTCCTTGCGAAAGTTTCCAGGCTCGCGAGGGGAGTCGCCCTCGAGGACGGGACGGCAAGACCGGTCGATATCGGCGTGTCTTTCGGCTCGCGGGGAGAGGCGACTCTTCGCCTCGTGCTCAGGGAAGGGCGGAAGCGAGAGGTCCGCAGGATGATGGCCGCGGTCGGACTCGGGCTCAGGCGTCTCACGCGCACTCGTTTCGGTTCGGTCAGCCTCGGCTCCCTTCCCGCAGGCGAATGGCGCGACCTGACCGAGCGGGAAATGGACGGGCTCGCACAGGCGCCGAAGAACGTGGCTGGCGCCGCCACGCGAGACCGTCGCGGACTGCGGAAGCGACGTGGCCTCCAGGGGTGA
- the upp gene encoding uracil phosphoribosyltransferase, whose product MKSEFFPNLVVVDHPLVRDKMTRLRSAECGVRDFREFVREATALVAYEALREVGEEAVAVRTPLELSVGSRVPARTLASVVVLRAGLGMIEAVERLVPGIAVGHVGMERDHETLEASEYCFKVPPGLESRHVLVLDPMLGTGGTATAVVTGLKKRGARSLAFICLVTCPEGALAFQSAHPDVSVHTASFDRELSRSGYILPGLGDAGDRLFGTEG is encoded by the coding sequence ATGAAGTCGGAGTTCTTCCCGAATCTCGTCGTGGTCGACCATCCTCTCGTCCGCGACAAGATGACCCGGCTTCGTTCAGCCGAATGCGGCGTCCGAGATTTCCGGGAGTTCGTTCGGGAGGCGACGGCGTTGGTGGCCTACGAGGCCCTGCGCGAAGTCGGCGAGGAGGCGGTGGCGGTAAGGACTCCCCTCGAACTCTCGGTGGGCTCGCGGGTGCCCGCCCGCACGTTGGCATCGGTCGTCGTCCTCAGAGCCGGTCTGGGCATGATCGAGGCGGTCGAACGGCTCGTCCCCGGCATAGCCGTGGGCCATGTGGGCATGGAGCGGGACCACGAGACGCTCGAGGCCTCCGAGTACTGCTTCAAGGTCCCGCCGGGATTGGAATCTCGGCACGTGCTGGTGCTCGATCCGATGCTGGGGACCGGGGGAACCGCCACCGCGGTCGTCACGGGGCTCAAGAAGCGGGGCGCTCGCAGCCTGGCGTTCATATGTCTGGTCACCTGCCCTGAGGGCGCTCTGGCCTTCCAGTCCGCGCACCCGGACGTGTCCGTTCATACGGCCTCGTTCGATCGCGAGCTGAGCCGGTCCGGCTACATCCTCCCCGGACTCGGTGACGCCGGCGACAGGCTCTTCGGAACGGAGGGCTGA
- the trkA gene encoding Trk system potassium transporter TrkA yields MKVLIVGAGAVGFDLARRLADESQDVVVVDNEPERIEFISNQLDVLAIGGNGASIPVLSRAGVRDAGLILSVTSRDEVNLIASMAGKRMGAKRAIARISSPEYYQSGNVLSGDALGIDRMVNPERECARETYNLLRSEIATEVIPIADGLVYLIGLRLDADAPVLGRSLSVLGEEQAEAGKRRYSAVAVMRGDRTIIPRGDTVLEAGDKTYLLCPPDAIADIGRLAGKERSHLQRVMIAGGSAEGERLARILCDNGISCTLVERDKPRSHEIAKAVPKALVMHADATHLELLEMEGVSGVDGFVAATGSDETNLLVSLLAKSAGAPKVISLVHEFDNLRLVPKVGIDAAVSPRMSTVNAIMRYVRRGKVATLAEVIDASAEALEYVIEQETPVAGRPLREDYMPAGAVVGAIVRDGKMIVPHGDDAPLPGDEVIVFALRNAVRKVAKLFT; encoded by the coding sequence GTGAAGGTCCTGATCGTCGGCGCCGGCGCTGTCGGCTTCGATCTGGCGCGACGGCTTGCGGACGAGAGCCAGGACGTCGTCGTCGTCGACAACGAGCCTGAAAGGATCGAGTTCATATCGAACCAGCTCGACGTGCTCGCCATCGGAGGCAACGGCGCATCGATTCCCGTTCTCTCGCGGGCCGGAGTCCGGGACGCGGGGCTCATTCTCTCGGTCACGAGCCGCGACGAAGTCAATCTCATCGCCTCCATGGCGGGCAAGCGCATGGGCGCCAAACGGGCCATCGCGCGCATTTCCTCCCCGGAATACTACCAGAGCGGCAACGTGCTCTCCGGCGACGCTCTCGGTATCGACCGGATGGTGAACCCTGAACGCGAGTGCGCTCGGGAGACCTACAACCTTCTCCGGAGCGAGATCGCCACCGAGGTCATTCCCATCGCCGACGGCCTCGTGTACCTGATCGGTCTTCGCCTCGACGCCGACGCTCCCGTGCTCGGTCGCTCGCTGAGCGTTCTGGGCGAGGAGCAGGCCGAAGCCGGCAAGCGCAGATACTCGGCGGTCGCGGTGATGCGCGGGGACCGGACGATCATCCCGCGTGGAGACACCGTTCTGGAGGCAGGCGACAAGACCTACCTGCTCTGTCCGCCCGACGCCATCGCGGACATCGGACGTCTCGCCGGGAAGGAGCGCTCCCACCTGCAGCGGGTCATGATCGCGGGCGGCAGCGCGGAAGGGGAGCGGCTGGCTCGCATCCTCTGCGACAACGGCATTTCCTGCACTCTGGTGGAAAGAGACAAACCACGCTCGCACGAGATCGCCAAGGCGGTGCCCAAGGCTCTCGTGATGCATGCCGACGCCACCCACCTGGAGCTCCTGGAAATGGAAGGCGTGTCGGGCGTCGACGGCTTCGTGGCCGCTACCGGGAGCGACGAGACCAATCTGCTCGTCTCGCTGCTCGCGAAGAGCGCGGGAGCGCCCAAGGTCATCAGCCTGGTGCACGAGTTCGACAACTTGAGGCTCGTTCCCAAGGTCGGGATCGACGCCGCGGTGTCGCCGCGCATGTCCACGGTCAATGCCATCATGCGGTACGTCAGACGCGGGAAGGTCGCGACCCTTGCAGAGGTGATCGACGCCAGCGCGGAGGCGCTCGAGTACGTGATCGAACAGGAGACGCCGGTGGCGGGGCGTCCGCTCCGCGAAGACTATATGCCGGCGGGCGCCGTCGTGGGGGCCATTGTGAGAGACGGCAAGATGATCGTTCCTCATGGCGACGACGCGCCGCTTCCCGGTGACGAGGTGATCGTCTTCGCCCTGAGGAACGCCGTGCGCAAAGTCGCGAAACTCTTCACGTAG
- a CDS encoding TrkH family potassium uptake protein, with product MSLRRVAAAVGLLQLAVGFAMTLAAAVAALYGGKDAGGIALAALVTLAAGAALSRANRVKGGLTHREGYAVVALAWGLAALLGTLPYVLTGTLPPFHALFESMSGITATGATVIGDVESLPKGVLFWRAISQWLGGMGIIVLLVAVLGHLGAGSVRLFSVEAAGPTPERIKPRITQTAKLLWLVYLGLTASHFLLLLAGGLNAFDAIAHAFTTVATGGFSTNNLSVGGFGSAYVEWVTTFFMFCGGVNLALHFRAATGKPVYLKSSEWRVFTVLAVGTGLLIAALRIGGGAETGEAVRQSLFQSVAIITTTGYAAGDYETWGAGAQMLLFMLFLVGGMVGSTSGGVKVQRVMVLAKHAGNQLRRLLHPKAVLFPRIDNKPVNEDILAAVTGFIVLFGAILLLGAVALATMGIDPLTAIAASAATVGNVGPGFGEVGAVDNYGWMPAPALALLSFLMLVGRLEVFTVLLLFHPDMWKGLRVRR from the coding sequence GTGTCTCTCCGCAGAGTCGCCGCCGCCGTCGGCCTTCTCCAGCTCGCGGTGGGATTCGCCATGACGCTTGCCGCCGCAGTGGCGGCTCTCTACGGCGGGAAAGATGCCGGCGGGATCGCTCTGGCGGCGCTCGTAACCTTGGCGGCGGGCGCGGCGCTCAGCAGGGCGAACCGAGTCAAGGGCGGCCTCACGCACCGGGAGGGATATGCCGTCGTGGCGCTGGCGTGGGGTCTGGCGGCGCTTCTGGGCACTCTCCCCTATGTCCTGACGGGGACGCTTCCGCCTTTCCACGCCCTCTTCGAGTCCATGTCCGGCATCACTGCCACGGGCGCTACGGTGATCGGCGACGTCGAGTCCCTGCCCAAAGGTGTTCTCTTCTGGAGAGCGATCTCGCAGTGGTTGGGCGGCATGGGCATCATCGTGCTTCTGGTGGCGGTTCTGGGCCACCTGGGGGCTGGAAGCGTGCGCCTCTTCTCGGTGGAGGCCGCCGGCCCGACCCCCGAGAGGATAAAACCCCGGATCACCCAGACCGCAAAGCTGCTCTGGCTGGTCTATCTGGGTCTTACCGCAAGCCACTTCCTTCTTCTTCTCGCCGGAGGGCTCAACGCGTTCGACGCCATCGCACACGCTTTCACCACGGTCGCGACCGGTGGCTTCAGCACCAACAACCTCTCGGTCGGCGGATTCGGATCGGCGTACGTCGAATGGGTGACCACCTTCTTCATGTTCTGCGGCGGAGTCAATCTCGCCCTCCACTTCCGGGCCGCCACCGGAAAGCCGGTCTATCTGAAGAGCAGCGAGTGGCGCGTCTTCACCGTGCTGGCCGTGGGAACGGGACTCCTGATCGCGGCGCTTCGGATTGGTGGGGGAGCGGAGACGGGCGAGGCCGTCCGGCAGAGTCTCTTCCAGTCGGTGGCGATAATCACCACCACGGGCTACGCCGCCGGCGACTACGAGACCTGGGGCGCGGGCGCGCAGATGCTGCTCTTCATGCTCTTCCTCGTCGGCGGCATGGTCGGATCGACTTCCGGGGGCGTCAAGGTACAGCGGGTAATGGTGCTGGCCAAGCACGCCGGCAACCAGCTCCGTCGTCTTCTGCACCCGAAAGCCGTCCTCTTCCCCCGAATCGACAACAAGCCGGTGAACGAGGACATCCTCGCCGCCGTCACGGGCTTCATCGTTCTCTTCGGGGCGATTCTCCTGCTTGGAGCGGTCGCCCTGGCGACGATGGGGATCGATCCGCTGACGGCCATCGCGGCGAGCGCTGCCACCGTGGGGAACGTCGGTCCGGGGTTCGGAGAGGTGGGCGCCGTGGACAACTACGGCTGGATGCCCGCTCCGGCCCTCGCGCTGCTCTCCTTCCTCATGCTGGTGGGCAGGCTCGAGGTCTTCACCGTTCTGCTCCTGTTCCACCCGGACATGTGGAAGGGTTTGCGGGTCCGGAGGTAG
- the add gene encoding adenosine deaminase, with product MLRSIPKSELHIHLDGSLRPGTMLELARERNVALPVETADQLADFMCVEDARDLNEYLRGFALTLSIMQDRDSIVRVTREIVEDSAADNARYVEIRYCPHLHAKGELDVEKVVSAVEEGLRQGEADTGCRAQGIVAALRSLPASHSMEMAELAVGRRGRAACGFDIAGPEKGYPVRDHAEAFKLAREAGLPITIHAGEAWGPSSIRQAIEEGFARRIGHGTRLVEDPELLARVRDLGVTIEVCQTSNVQTRVAATHAEHPLRRFYEEGVRTSICTDNRLMSGVNLIDEYRHARDDLGLDKGALRTIARNGFEAAFLPDAEREGLIREIWEN from the coding sequence GTGCTTCGATCCATTCCCAAGTCCGAACTCCACATCCACCTGGACGGCAGTCTGCGCCCCGGCACCATGCTCGAGCTCGCTCGCGAGCGCAACGTGGCGCTGCCGGTCGAGACCGCCGACCAGCTCGCGGACTTCATGTGCGTGGAAGACGCTCGAGATCTCAACGAGTACCTTAGGGGCTTCGCGCTCACCCTCTCGATCATGCAGGATCGAGACTCCATCGTCCGCGTCACGAGAGAGATCGTCGAGGATTCGGCGGCCGACAACGCGCGCTACGTCGAGATTCGCTACTGCCCGCACCTCCATGCCAAGGGTGAACTCGACGTCGAGAAGGTCGTTTCGGCAGTGGAGGAAGGTCTGCGCCAAGGCGAGGCCGATACCGGTTGTCGGGCTCAGGGGATCGTCGCCGCTTTGAGGAGTCTTCCGGCGTCGCACTCGATGGAGATGGCCGAGCTCGCAGTCGGCCGTCGCGGACGCGCGGCCTGCGGCTTCGACATCGCCGGACCCGAGAAGGGCTATCCGGTTCGCGATCATGCCGAAGCCTTCAAACTGGCGAGGGAAGCCGGTCTACCCATCACGATCCACGCCGGTGAGGCCTGGGGACCGAGCTCGATCCGTCAGGCGATCGAAGAAGGTTTCGCCCGGCGCATCGGACACGGCACGCGTCTGGTCGAAGATCCGGAGCTTCTCGCCCGCGTCCGCGATCTAGGCGTCACTATCGAAGTTTGCCAGACCTCGAACGTACAGACCCGGGTCGCGGCCACTCACGCGGAGCATCCCCTGCGCCGTTTCTACGAGGAGGGCGTGCGCACGAGCATCTGTACCGACAACCGGCTGATGTCGGGCGTGAATCTCATCGACGAGTATCGCCACGCCCGCGACGACCTGGGCCTCGACAAGGGAGCCCTGCGCACTATCGCCCGAAACGGCTTCGAGGCGGCATTCCTGCCCGACGCGGAACGCGAGGGGCTGATCCGCGAAATCTGGGAGAACTGA
- a CDS encoding amidophosphoribosyltransferase, whose translation MCGIVAVNGAPKACEAAFLALYALQHRGQEAAGIYTFNRDDGAHIRKREGLVGDVFKPWSLAKLTGETAIGHVRYSTAGGGGSDNAQPTTAQFSGGALALAHNGNLTNHLTLRKWLVEEGAIFRGTSDSEVLVHLIAKSRHHTPDARLDDALQHLEGAFSMVLAINDVVYAARDARGLRPLVLGRLDPGWVVASETCSLDILGAEYERDLEPGEVVRFESGRKRPMRSLPPAASSTPCVFEHVYFSRPDSRIDGRSVDAARRMMGRRLAREHPAEADAVISVPDSANSVALGYSEESGISFELGLLRHHYVGRTFIKPSQRDRDFAARMKYNTVDEVIAGKRIVVVDDSLVRGTTSRSLVRMLRAAGASEVHFRIGSPPVRWPCFYGIDMPTRGELIAATMEPEEIRARLGVESLAYLSLEGMIEVASNGNSSFCDACFSGNYRAPLVDVEKGLASAEGPHCN comes from the coding sequence ATGTGCGGTATCGTAGCCGTTAACGGAGCGCCAAAGGCCTGCGAGGCCGCATTCCTGGCGCTCTACGCGCTCCAGCATAGGGGGCAGGAGGCCGCAGGCATCTACACGTTCAACAGGGACGACGGAGCCCACATCCGCAAGCGCGAAGGATTGGTGGGAGACGTCTTCAAGCCCTGGTCGCTCGCGAAGCTCACCGGAGAGACCGCGATCGGCCACGTCCGCTACTCCACGGCCGGCGGCGGCGGGTCGGACAACGCCCAGCCCACCACGGCGCAGTTCTCGGGCGGCGCTCTGGCTCTGGCCCACAACGGCAACCTCACCAACCACCTGACCCTGCGGAAATGGCTGGTGGAGGAAGGTGCGATCTTCCGGGGCACGTCGGATTCCGAGGTGCTCGTCCACCTCATCGCCAAGTCGCGCCACCACACCCCCGACGCCCGACTCGACGACGCTCTCCAGCACTTGGAGGGGGCGTTCTCGATGGTGCTCGCCATCAACGACGTCGTTTACGCCGCCCGCGACGCTAGAGGCCTCAGACCCCTCGTGCTGGGGCGGCTCGACCCCGGTTGGGTCGTGGCCAGCGAGACCTGTTCTCTCGACATCCTGGGCGCCGAATACGAGCGCGACCTCGAACCCGGCGAGGTCGTCCGCTTCGAGAGCGGCCGGAAGCGCCCGATGCGCTCTCTACCTCCCGCCGCCAGCAGCACGCCCTGCGTCTTCGAACACGTCTACTTCTCACGGCCCGACTCTCGGATCGACGGTCGCAGCGTGGACGCGGCCAGACGCATGATGGGTCGCCGGCTGGCCCGCGAACACCCGGCGGAGGCCGACGCGGTCATCTCGGTTCCGGACAGCGCCAACTCGGTCGCCCTCGGCTACTCCGAGGAGAGCGGCATCTCGTTCGAGCTCGGTCTTCTCCGCCACCACTACGTCGGTCGCACCTTCATCAAACCCTCTCAGCGCGATCGAGATTTCGCCGCGCGCATGAAGTACAACACCGTCGACGAGGTTATCGCCGGCAAGCGCATAGTCGTGGTCGACGATTCGCTCGTGCGCGGCACCACCAGCCGCTCCCTCGTGCGCATGCTCAGGGCGGCGGGCGCCAGCGAGGTGCACTTCCGCATCGGGAGTCCACCGGTCCGCTGGCCGTGTTTCTACGGTATCGACATGCCGACCCGCGGCGAACTCATCGCAGCCACCATGGAACCGGAAGAGATCCGGGCTCGGCTAGGGGTCGAGTCACTCGCCTACCTGAGCCTGGAGGGCATGATCGAGGTAGCCTCGAACGGAAACTCGAGCTTCTGCGACGCCTGCTTCTCCGGAAACTACCGTGCTCCGCTCGTCGATGTCGAAAAAGGTCTCGCCTCCGCCGAAGGGCCTCACTGCAACTGA
- the purL gene encoding phosphoribosylformylglycinamidine synthase subunit PurL, with translation MNESPGPRPGDPDLTSEIFRDHGISVSERRLMEDGLGRAPTFTELGVFSAMWSEHCGYKNSRPLLRTYPTEGPTVIQGPGENAGVVEIGGGYAVAFKIESHNHPSAVEPYQGAATGVGGILRDVFTMGARPVAVLDSIHFGDLDTPRVRYLFDGVVRGIGDYGNCVGIPNIGGEVWFDRGWEGNPIVNAMCVGVLKKDELITAVAAGDGSPLMAVGARTGRDGIHGATFASEELSADDDDASRPRVQVGDPFKEKLLLEASLELIASGAITGIQDMGAAGITSSASEMAGRGGSGVEIDAALVPVRESGMTPYEILLSESQERMLVVALPGREAQVREILDKWELEAATIGRVTSDGRFRVLEDGIPVCDIPAGLLVDGCPTYVREAVEGEEAVKRRETDVNRYTEPDLWRQALARKEGEATEEGEASGGGTTCSARFRSARDGATREEGGLADLFLHVLSSPNVASKRWVYEQYDSTVQASTVVGPGGDAGVVRIRGERHGIAATVDCNARHVLLEPRTGAKAAVAEAARNLVCVGAKPLAITNNLNFGDPRKPAVYYQLAEAVAGVGEACRAFGTPVTGGNVSLYNETDGSPIYPTPVIGMVGVVESCDRVVGSAFRAEGDDIVLLGDNRDELGGSEYLYRTFGVVAGAPPGVDLDAERRLQELLLGLISDGLVRSAHDASTGGLSCTLAECTLGGGNGRSGFGARITLTDALDPIALLFSETNGRIVISCSPSQTERTLARAAAGDVPATRIGRVGAPGGAFAIDMSSSGDRLVCSAKSLGIAYLEISSIMGDS, from the coding sequence GTGAACGAATCTCCCGGGCCCAGGCCGGGCGATCCCGACCTGACCTCCGAGATCTTTCGCGACCACGGCATCTCGGTGTCGGAGCGGAGGCTGATGGAGGACGGGCTCGGACGCGCGCCGACCTTCACCGAGCTCGGCGTTTTCAGCGCGATGTGGTCCGAGCACTGCGGCTACAAGAACTCGAGACCCCTGCTCCGCACTTATCCCACCGAGGGGCCGACGGTGATCCAGGGCCCGGGTGAGAACGCCGGCGTCGTCGAGATCGGAGGCGGGTACGCCGTCGCCTTCAAGATCGAGTCGCACAACCATCCTTCCGCAGTCGAGCCCTACCAGGGGGCCGCGACCGGGGTCGGCGGCATCCTGCGCGACGTCTTCACCATGGGCGCTCGCCCCGTCGCCGTGCTCGATTCCATTCACTTCGGCGATCTCGACACTCCTCGCGTCAGGTACCTCTTCGACGGAGTCGTGCGCGGGATCGGCGACTACGGCAACTGCGTGGGCATACCCAACATCGGAGGAGAGGTCTGGTTCGATCGCGGCTGGGAGGGCAACCCGATAGTCAACGCCATGTGCGTCGGCGTCCTGAAGAAGGACGAGCTCATCACCGCAGTGGCCGCCGGCGACGGCAGCCCTCTGATGGCCGTGGGCGCGCGCACCGGCAGGGACGGCATCCACGGAGCGACCTTCGCCAGCGAGGAGCTGAGCGCGGACGACGACGACGCGTCGCGCCCCAGAGTGCAGGTGGGCGACCCCTTCAAGGAGAAGCTCCTGTTGGAAGCGAGCCTGGAGCTGATCGCCAGCGGCGCGATTACCGGCATTCAGGACATGGGCGCCGCCGGGATCACCTCGTCGGCATCGGAGATGGCGGGGCGCGGCGGAAGCGGAGTCGAGATCGACGCCGCCCTGGTTCCGGTCCGTGAAAGCGGGATGACGCCGTACGAGATCCTCCTCTCCGAGTCCCAGGAACGGATGCTCGTGGTAGCGCTCCCCGGTCGCGAGGCCCAAGTGCGAGAAATACTCGACAAGTGGGAACTCGAGGCCGCCACCATCGGCAGAGTGACTTCGGACGGGCGTTTCAGGGTGTTGGAGGACGGAATTCCCGTCTGCGACATCCCCGCCGGTCTTCTAGTGGACGGCTGCCCCACCTACGTGCGCGAGGCCGTGGAGGGCGAAGAGGCGGTGAAGAGACGGGAGACGGACGTCAATCGGTACACCGAGCCTGACCTCTGGCGGCAAGCTCTGGCGCGGAAGGAGGGCGAGGCGACCGAAGAAGGAGAAGCGTCCGGCGGCGGGACGACCTGCAGCGCGCGATTCCGCAGTGCGCGAGACGGCGCCACACGGGAAGAAGGCGGGCTCGCCGATCTCTTCCTCCACGTGCTTTCCTCCCCGAACGTGGCCTCGAAACGCTGGGTCTACGAGCAGTACGACTCCACGGTGCAGGCTTCGACCGTCGTGGGACCCGGCGGAGATGCCGGCGTGGTGCGCATTCGCGGCGAACGACACGGGATCGCCGCCACGGTGGACTGCAACGCCCGTCACGTCCTTCTCGAGCCGCGCACCGGCGCCAAGGCGGCGGTCGCCGAGGCGGCGCGCAATCTCGTCTGCGTGGGAGCGAAGCCGCTCGCCATCACCAACAACCTCAACTTCGGCGACCCGCGCAAGCCCGCGGTCTACTATCAGCTGGCGGAGGCGGTGGCCGGCGTGGGCGAGGCCTGCAGAGCCTTCGGAACCCCGGTGACGGGCGGAAACGTCTCGCTATACAACGAGACCGACGGTTCGCCCATATACCCGACTCCGGTCATCGGCATGGTGGGAGTCGTCGAATCCTGCGACCGGGTGGTCGGATCGGCGTTCCGCGCCGAGGGCGACGACATCGTCCTTCTCGGCGACAACCGGGACGAGCTCGGCGGCTCCGAATACCTGTACCGCACCTTCGGCGTCGTGGCCGGCGCACCTCCCGGTGTGGATCTGGACGCCGAGCGCAGACTCCAGGAACTCCTTCTCGGTCTCATCTCCGACGGGCTCGTCCGGTCGGCGCACGACGCCTCGACCGGCGGACTGTCGTGCACGCTCGCCGAGTGCACCCTCGGAGGCGGTAACGGCCGTTCCGGGTTCGGCGCCCGGATCACGCTCACCGACGCCCTCGATCCGATAGCCCTGCTCTTCTCCGAGACCAACGGACGGATCGTGATTTCGTGTTCGCCCTCCCAAACCGAGCGGACGCTGGCGCGGGCGGCGGCAGGAGACGTTCCAGCGACCCGCATCGGCCGGGTCGGAGCTCCGGGCGGGGCATTCGCGATCGATATGAGCAGTTCGGGAGATCGTCTGGTCTGTAGCGCGAAATCCCTCGGAATCGCTTATCTTGAGATCTCCTCCATCATGGGCGATTCCTGA
- the purQ gene encoding phosphoribosylformylglycinamidine synthase subunit PurQ — protein sequence MRAAVVTFPGSNCDVDLAEAVAAAGGNAELVWHRNADLDGFDAVLLPGGFSYGDHLRPAAIARLSPVMRDVRSFAAGGGLVLGICNGFQLLCEAGLLPGALVVNTSLRFQSETVSVRVERTDTPFTKRLEPGAVLDMPIAHAEGRYYAEAATLERVTDEGLIAFRYVNRSGETHPSANPNGSAHSIAGLVNARGNVLGMMPHPERAVDILMGSTDGLGIFESLTASAAVGAAS from the coding sequence GTGAGGGCGGCGGTCGTCACCTTTCCGGGCTCCAACTGCGACGTCGATCTCGCCGAGGCCGTCGCGGCGGCAGGCGGAAACGCCGAGCTCGTCTGGCACCGGAACGCCGACCTCGACGGCTTCGACGCGGTGCTGCTCCCGGGCGGATTCTCCTACGGCGATCATCTGAGACCGGCGGCCATCGCTCGGCTGAGCCCCGTCATGCGCGACGTGCGGAGCTTCGCGGCCGGGGGCGGGCTCGTCCTCGGCATCTGCAACGGCTTCCAACTCCTCTGCGAGGCCGGGCTGCTTCCGGGCGCCCTCGTCGTGAACACCTCTCTCCGCTTTCAGAGCGAGACGGTGAGCGTCCGGGTCGAGCGGACCGATACGCCGTTCACCAAACGGCTCGAGCCCGGGGCGGTTCTCGACATGCCTATCGCACACGCCGAGGGGCGCTACTATGCCGAGGCCGCGACGCTCGAACGGGTGACGGACGAGGGACTCATCGCCTTCCGCTACGTGAACCGAAGCGGCGAAACGCACCCCTCCGCCAACCCCAACGGCTCGGCGCATTCGATCGCCGGGCTCGTCAACGCCCGAGGCAACGTTCTGGGCATGATGCCGCATCCGGAGCGCGCCGTCGACATTCTGATGGGTTCGACCGACGGACTCGGCATCTTCGAGTCGCTGACGGCTTCGGCGGCGGTGGGCGCGGCATCGTGA
- the purS gene encoding phosphoribosylformylglycinamidine synthase subunit PurS: MPRKGLLDPQGSSIRHALRSLGFRELADARVGKTVHLELEAEDVAAAEQAAAAMCRKLLANPVTESFAVVECRELEG; the protein is encoded by the coding sequence ATGCCCCGCAAGGGACTCCTCGATCCGCAGGGCTCCTCAATCCGCCACGCCCTGCGCTCGCTCGGTTTCCGGGAGCTGGCCGACGCCCGAGTGGGCAAGACCGTCCATCTCGAACTCGAGGCGGAAGACGTCGCGGCGGCGGAGCAGGCCGCGGCGGCGATGTGCCGGAAGCTGCTGGCAAACCCCGTGACAGAGTCCTTCGCCGTGGTCGAGTGCCGGGAACTCGAAGGGTGA